A genomic segment from candidate division TA06 bacterium encodes:
- a CDS encoding Ig-like domain-containing protein produces MVLITAISGCGKKGEEIIPVPTPIYPVVTASYPPGDTLHLFVRNHAIIIVFSTAMDRSSVQSAFSANGAAGNFYWQGNEMTFVPDTAFSADTTVTVSITGNALDLAGTGLNPAFSSWYRTSDSLDSKAPTVWAQNPLPDSQNISIGTDVMAYASEELIDWSTNSLTLTDSAGVKVTGNTALALSATALNFMPSSALKYNTRYYVTIDTTLRDMCWNRLAAQYTWTFRTEKDLVKPTVVSVSPAAGDTNVTVNTSITVCFSEPMDHNTAQAALSLTPAVAFYGYSWQGDTLMTATLADTLSFKKQYRINISTAALDVSGNQLASSYSAGFSTLRGLLVLCNTANEIYSYQQADLKFEGYLRPYSSPRQIRISADDSLAYVLTQNGVEFIQLKNQNNHLGTVNLPQTCYGLALSPNGLQLAVTDTTNDSLYIISTATMQKTGSVKTGGIPKGVCFNQGGKVAVLCWGKVEIYTSSLALQYTTIVPNNGEELVKGNGDTLYAASGTGISAISFGDGSKVFNDLTGLSNHPFGLAFSPDGAHLALACYDENAVKVYTTSGTYVTTAAAGTRPKGLCYSPDGTKLYVLNSGSSNVSVITRSGNTYTLLSTVTVGSGPWGIAVTP; encoded by the coding sequence ATGGTGCTCATCACTGCCATCAGTGGTTGCGGAAAGAAGGGGGAAGAGATCATACCAGTACCAACTCCTATTTATCCGGTAGTTACCGCCAGCTACCCTCCGGGCGACACTCTTCACCTGTTCGTTCGCAATCATGCCATCATCATCGTTTTCAGCACGGCCATGGACCGGTCGTCGGTGCAAAGCGCCTTTTCAGCAAATGGCGCAGCGGGCAACTTTTACTGGCAGGGCAATGAGATGACCTTTGTGCCCGATACCGCATTTTCCGCCGACACGACAGTGACGGTGTCCATTACCGGCAATGCCCTGGACCTGGCAGGAACGGGTTTAAATCCGGCTTTTTCCAGCTGGTACCGGACCTCGGACTCTCTGGATTCCAAGGCCCCCACGGTCTGGGCCCAAAACCCCCTGCCGGATTCCCAGAATATATCCATCGGCACCGATGTGATGGCCTATGCTTCGGAGGAGCTAATAGACTGGTCCACGAACTCCCTGACCTTGACTGATTCCGCCGGGGTCAAGGTAACCGGAAATACAGCCCTGGCCCTTTCCGCCACGGCCCTGAATTTCATGCCCAGTTCGGCCCTTAAATATAATACCCGTTATTATGTGACCATAGACACGACCCTGCGCGACATGTGCTGGAACCGTTTGGCGGCGCAATACACCTGGACGTTCCGGACCGAGAAAGATCTGGTCAAGCCAACAGTGGTCTCCGTTTCCCCGGCGGCCGGCGACACCAATGTCACGGTGAATACTTCCATAACGGTCTGTTTCTCCGAGCCCATGGATCATAACACGGCCCAGGCAGCGCTATCCCTGACCCCGGCCGTCGCCTTCTACGGTTACAGCTGGCAGGGAGACACTTTGATGACCGCCACCCTAGCCGACACCCTTTCCTTCAAAAAACAGTATCGCATCAACATCAGCACCGCTGCCCTGGATGTAAGCGGCAACCAATTGGCTTCATCGTACTCGGCCGGTTTCTCCACTTTGCGCGGACTGTTGGTGCTGTGCAATACCGCCAACGAGATCTACAGCTACCAGCAGGCCGACCTGAAGTTCGAAGGATACTTAAGGCCCTATTCGTCGCCCCGTCAGATCCGGATCTCGGCCGACGACAGCCTGGCTTATGTCCTGACCCAGAACGGGGTGGAGTTCATCCAGCTGAAGAATCAGAACAACCATCTGGGCACCGTCAACCTGCCCCAGACCTGCTACGGCCTGGCTCTTTCGCCCAACGGGTTGCAGCTGGCCGTGACCGACACCACGAATGACAGCCTGTACATCATCAGCACCGCCACCATGCAAAAAACCGGATCCGTGAAAACCGGCGGAATTCCCAAAGGTGTCTGTTTCAATCAGGGCGGAAAAGTTGCCGTTCTGTGCTGGGGTAAAGTGGAGATATACACTTCCAGCCTGGCGCTGCAGTACACAACCATTGTGCCCAACAACGGGGAAGAATTGGTCAAAGGCAACGGGGATACTCTTTACGCGGCATCAGGCACCGGGATCTCGGCCATAAGTTTTGGCGACGGTTCCAAAGTATTCAACGACCTGACCGGCCTCAGCAACCATCCCTTCGGTCTGGCGTTTTCGCCGGACGGCGCGCATCTGGCCCTGGCCTGTTATGACGAGAATGCAGTCAAGGTATACACCACTTCCGGGACATATGTTACCACCGCCGCCGCAGGCACCCGGCCCAAGGGGCTTTGCTACAGCCCGGACGGAACCAAGCTCTATGTCTTAAATTCCGGCAGCAGCAATGTATCAGTTATCACCCGCAGTGGGAACACCTACACCTTGTTAAGCACCGTTACGGTTGGCTCCGGGCCCTGGGGGATAGCGGTCACCCCGTGA